A genomic segment from Cyanobium sp. NIES-981 encodes:
- a CDS encoding galactose oxidase: MAFLRRPYLDPSVLMRSRGRQVCISCHWFRHHSGVSCIPLLTCQLHQGLIPHGEHLTHRCQGWTEDLVRQKGWAPEVG, from the coding sequence GTGGCTTTTCTCAGGAGGCCCTATCTCGATCCGTCCGTTCTGATGCGCAGCCGCGGCCGCCAGGTCTGCATCAGCTGCCACTGGTTCAGGCACCACTCCGGGGTGAGCTGCATCCCCCTGCTCACCTGCCAGCTGCACCAGGGCCTGATCCCCCATGGCGAGCACCTCACCCACCGCTGCCAGGGCTGGACTGAGGATCTGGTTCGTCAGAAGGGCTGGGCACCGGAGGTGGGATGA
- a CDS encoding MotA/TolQ/ExbB proton channel family protein: MSFASILIGISLSLAVCLGLFPLRSTPLGAFFLGRGITQPITLAIAISVANFCLMRLSISTRERKLLGRDWIPHGMVNVRPDDEAIQVILRVISTPKTLIGNRLGRVLVCFRDSGSRAIARELHEDDVALTQAEIEEGFLVTRTMIWVLPMLGFLGTVLGISVSIGGFSGLLTNVTDIAKVKAGLTQVTGGLSTAFDTTLLGIVCAIACMVLMSLAEKSEFRLAAGLESSITDTLLPRLGQYEKKAT; encoded by the coding sequence ATGAGTTTCGCATCAATCCTGATCGGGATTAGCCTCTCACTTGCAGTCTGCCTCGGGCTCTTCCCCTTGCGCAGTACCCCACTAGGCGCATTCTTCCTCGGTCGTGGGATAACACAGCCCATCACACTAGCAATCGCCATCTCGGTTGCAAACTTCTGCTTAATGCGTCTTTCAATCAGCACCCGTGAACGCAAGCTTCTTGGGCGAGACTGGATCCCGCATGGAATGGTAAACGTCCGGCCTGACGACGAAGCAATCCAAGTGATTCTTCGTGTAATTTCCACTCCGAAGACATTAATTGGGAATCGCCTCGGGCGAGTGCTTGTTTGCTTTCGAGACTCTGGCTCACGTGCCATTGCCAGAGAGCTTCATGAGGATGATGTAGCACTAACGCAGGCCGAGATTGAAGAAGGATTTTTGGTCACGCGCACAATGATCTGGGTCCTTCCAATGCTTGGATTTCTGGGCACCGTGCTTGGAATCTCGGTATCTATAGGCGGCTTTTCCGGACTGCTAACAAACGTAACAGATATTGCAAAAGTTAAGGCTGGGCTTACTCAGGTAACAGGCGGACTCTCGACTGCATTCGACACGACATTGCTGGGCATTGTCTGCGCAATTGCATGCATGGTACTGATGAGCCTTGCAGAAAAGTCCGAATTTCGTCTTGCCGCAGGACTAGAGAGCAGCATCACCGACACCCTACTACCTCGACTTGGCCAGTATGAGAAGAAAGCGACTTAG